In the Rhododendron vialii isolate Sample 1 chromosome 2a, ASM3025357v1 genome, GACGTCAATACCACAGACTGCCGGTCCTGCCTTGCCGAAGCAGGGAGCGAAATTCGGACACTTTGTCCTAACGACGAAGGAGCAATCATATGGTACGACGAATGTGAATTGAAGTACTCGAACCTTAACTTCTTTGGAAAAATCGACAACCAGAACAAGTTTTACATGTGGAATTTGAAAAATGTGAGTGATCcaatttatttcaataaaaagaCCAAAGAGTTGTTGAGAAAGCTAGCGGAAGAAGCTTATGGTAGTCCGAAAATGTACGCTTCGGGAGAGCTGGAGATTGGGGAACATAAGAAGCTTTATGGGTTGGTCCAGTGCACGAGAGATCTTGCCAGcatcgattgtgaaaagtgtatTGATGAGGCTATTAGTGAGCTTCCGAGCTGTTGTGACGGAAAAGAAGGAGGGAGGGTCGTGGGCGGGAGCTGCAATGTGCGTTACGAGATTTACCCTTTTGTTAATGCCTAGAGAGAATGCATCATTGTTTTTAGGGTTGGTTGTTTTGTTAAGGTTTGTGGAGTTGGCGAATAACTAAGGAGGTGTATGTTTTGTTGTATAAATTGTTGGAGTCCTAGGTGGTGTTGTTTTGAAAATgtactttgtttttgttttttcgataCTTCAGAAATTTTCATTAATGCTTATTCGTTTGGGGGTTTTAAAATTCATGCGCACAATTCTCAATACATTTTCTCTATCTCCCTCCATTCAAACCTTCTTTAAAACCTAAAACAAACAAGCCAAACTCCTCTTTCCTTTCATCAAAACATATCAACTTCCACTCTGAAGGAGTTGAAACAACAATTTCACTGCACCTAATAAGTGATGTTATACAATTGGTGGACCAAGTGCGAGCGCACACTCGTTATACTTGGTAATAACTTGCCTAAttgtctttccttccaacatAAAGCACCCTTGGTTGCTATAGTGTCAAAGATCCTTTGCTCATGTGAGATTTTTTCATTTGTCTCTCATATCGTGCATAATGGGACCTATCATAGGCTCACttgaaaatctgaaccattcatctttTAAGCATCGATGCCTATATAGCTCCGAATTGACCTTGTATCGGAAAAAACTTGCATAGATCATTAAAATATCAAGTCTTACACAATAGCGGTTTAATTTGTTAAATGAAGCCATAACAagcattttttgaataaatattaCCGGAAAATATAGGTAATAGTGATTTCCAAACTCTGTTCGTTTACTTTTGTATGTTCGTTGGTCAAAGCAAGATGACTAATGTATAATCAGGAAAATATAGGTAAGATAGACCTGACTTTATTTTAGTAAGAGTTAATTTTTAGTCTACAAATCATTGAACATGtagaaatgatactcacacatttttttgcacaaattgTGATGTAGGGTCCATTTCGGATCTCATACAAACAATTcaatccgttcattaaatgtaaaacgttttttcaagggtcctaacgaaaaatcagccaatacctataggtacttgattcaatcatctaactttttattatcctgaaatctaaataaaaagttagatgattgaatcaagcacttACAGATATCGGATTGACCTTATTTTTTGTGAggactcttaaaaaaatattttacatttaattaacGAATCGGATCGTTTGTGTAGAACCCAAAGTGGGTCTCACattacaatctgtgcacaaaatctgtgcacagttgCTGTGTGAGTAGCATGACTGTTGAACATGTCGTAGAAATTTGGCCTATAGTCCACGTACAATATCTAGGGGTTTGAAACAACGCCCAATACTCCCAAtacattttctctatctatctcccTCCACTCAAACCTCCTTTAAAACCTAAAACGAACAAGCCAATACTCTTCCCTTTCATCAAAACATATCAACTTCCATTCTGAAGGAGTTGAAACAACAATTTCACTGCACCTAAGTGACGTTATACAACTGGTGGACTAAGTGCGCGCACTCGTTATACTGGTAATAACTTGCCCAATTGTCTTTCCTTCCAGCATAAAGCACCCTTGGCCGCGATAGTGTCAAAGATCCTTTGCTCATGGGAGATTTTCTCATTTGTCTCTCATATCGTTCATAATGGGATCCATTAATTATAGTCTCACTTGAAAATCTGAACTATTCATCTTTTAAGCATCGATGCCTGTATAGCTCCGAATTGACCGTGCATCGATAAAAACTTGCATAGATCATTAAAATATCAAGTCTTACACAATAGCGGTTTAACTTGTTAGATGAAGCCATGACAagcattttttgaacaaatattacCGGTCACATCAAGTGATTTCCAAACTCTGTTCGTTGGTCAAAGCAAGATGACTATTGTATAATCAGGAAAATATAGGTAAGATAGACCTGACTTTATTTTAAGAGTTAATTTACAGTCTACAGATCATCGAACATGTAGTAGAAATTTGGTCTATAGTCCACAATAGGGGTTTCAAACAATGCCGGATCCAGTCCACTGGTACTTAGAGTAAGAGTGATGTTTCATTAGTTTTAGCTAGGTTTCTAAGTAGCCGGCGCGAGGAGGTCATTGGTCGCCAAATAATTACCCAACACCAGTCTTGGGTAAGTCCCTGGTTGTTAACGCCGGTCTCCTGAGGCGGTGGCAGGGCATGGCAGTGTTGAGGGATAGCGaggttttttttgaaagttggatttattttttgagtgcATGGGGTGGACTACACATGTTTTTGCATATTATTAGGTGGATTAATTAGAAGTGTTACTAAGCACCAATTGTGAGTAGCAAGAGATCAAATCTcgaagagttttttttcttttttatcccctaaactatgcccattttttttacttagtccataaactatcaatttgacgatttcatcccttcaactatcataccgttacctacttagtccaatagataacgAAAGTTAGGAATTGGGACGAAAAATATCATGTAAGGCCTGTTTGGGACCTTGTGGAGCAGATATTTGATTATGACAactttagagataaaaattaattttgaccctttagcataaaatgattaaaaaaaaacattcgcATCGATttcaacagattgaaaattggaggacttaattttttaaccatattttttagtattttagtatataaaccttccaaaaaaattaagtgctcgaattttcaatccgtttggaacgatgcgaagattttatttttctgatcatattattctaaagagtcatgattaatttttatctctaaggctatcataattaaatatctgcTTTTTATTTGGGATCCTTTAGAGCAGATATTAGATTATGAgagctttcaaaaaaatttaattataaacttttagcataaaatgatcaaaaaacctATTAGAACCGATTCACACGAACTCAATATGAAGAACTTGatcaatctttttaaaaaatatatatatatgtatgtgttagTTTCTGTAAAATGCCACGTAAGATTCTGATATATGAACCTTGTTAAAATATTAAgtactcaaattttcaatctgtttgaactgatgcaaatatcttatttttccgACGATTTTTATTATGCTCCTGACAGATATTTTACTTGCAAATGGAAACCCATACCATACTaactgagttttttttttctttattctatCAATATTAACTGAGTGTTTACGTAGATGATTAAACACATCAAGACTTACACAATAAGCAGTTCAACTCACTAACTGAGTGTTGCAGATTATAAGATTTGCACGTTTATTTTCACAGTTAGTTTGCAGTCCACAAACCATAGAACAAGTCTAGTGGGGTGATTGTCCTTGCCACTGGGACCGGAGTCATTCGTGCATGATATCCTAATCTTTACACCTCCAGAATTATTCAATCTTTTAGCCGATAATATGGAATTCACGAACTTGTATTTCGATGACCCTTTTTTTTGCTCGCCAACTTGTATTGAAGACCTTGCTGCATGAATTTTATAAATGTTTACCGCCTCAGACTTTCAAGTG is a window encoding:
- the LOC131316787 gene encoding cysteine-rich repeat secretory protein 38-like, with amino-acid sequence MSSSQFTSPLHLLSFTLLVQIALGTNPLFHICSSSGNFAANGPYEANLNELMGYLFLTTPLTGFGSGSVGPSPDQANGIALCRGDVNTTDCRSCLAEAGSEIRTLCPNDEGAIIWYDECELKYSNLNFFGKIDNQNKFYMWNLKNVSDPIYFNKKTKELLRKLAEEAYGSPKMYASGELEIGEHKKLYGLVQCTRDLASIDCEKCIDEAISELPSCCDGKEGGRVVGGSCNVRYEIYPFVNA